Proteins found in one Plasmodium chabaudi chabaudi strain AS genome assembly, chromosome: 5 genomic segment:
- a CDS encoding fam-a protein, whose product MNKRYITIALTLLSLAGYIQNVVFASETASDGATGLANQISVFDEYDDDMICENLEEASIALDHAKDSSTLLLKLAENMDGYSLDSSGNENRPIYSKKIGIIDIGRLQVTIPSASKYDDVINTIWDYNDKQKLDDIFIIGYLARVYTPFLVIMEQGNIYQTVRTIRRRFSVAAKIKVSNDTTVIVCPTRTLNYIGGIVKKTNLIEFLHSTKPIETDIKAEQALDKLRSNIAGYIIKHRDDSVEVTYINAICEFRNYNNNKRDRDITYTNILNLAKNI is encoded by the exons atgaataaaagatatattacGATTGCTTTGACACTTTTAAGTCTCGCAggatatattcaaaatgtaGTATTTGCAAGCGAAACTGCTTCAGATGGTGCTACCGGACTAGCAAACCAAATATCTGT ATTTGATGAATACGACGACGATATGATATGTGAAAACTTAGAAGAAGCTTCAATAGCATTGGATCATGCAAAAGACTCATCAACACTTTTACTAAAACTTGCCGAGAATATGGACGGTTACTCGCTCGATTCTTCAggaaatgaaaatagaCCTATATATTCTAAGAAAATTGGAATTATAGATATTGGAAGGCTTCAGGTTACCATCCCATCTGCCTCTAAG tACGATGATGTAATAAATACTATCTGGGATTACAatgataaacaaaaattggatgacatatttattattg gaTATCTTGCTCGTGTATATACTCCATTTTTAGTCATAATGGAGCAAGGTAACATATATCAAACGGTTAGAACCATCAGAAGAAGATTTTCTGTAGCCGcaaaaattaaa GTATCAAATGACACAACTGTAATTGTGTGTCCTACAAGAactttaaattatatcGGTGGTATCGTTAAAAAAACTAATTTGATAGAATTTTTACACAGTACAAAACCAATCGAAACTGACATTAAAGCTGAGCAAGCATTAGACAAATTGCGTTCTAACATAGCCggatatataattaaacaCCGCGACGATAGCGTTGAAGTTACTTATATAAACGCT ATTTGTGAGTTTAGAAATTATAACAACAATAAAAGAGATAGAGatattacatatacaaatattctAAACTTAGCAAAAAACATCTGA
- a CDS encoding CIR protein: MNKDLCDVIKGIDDLIEVKRNTEAIEIIRSTLFDTYCPTNNEAKGRKDGQEGHCIGYSETVISAFIHLQETLKINYSPEELERDKLAQYAILWLSYKMNQHPSQKFGTNDIYNNFKQYGYWNRKHNNYIEQIKKYVDIKDMTKLHEAFILLCNMYTEIDENKSNCTKCSQKASEFVKKFEILNDDPNHIKDSPYSQILSTLSNDYENLKKNCNDAQSSNFPPLPPIKSTKKSAQYSLESSGLTSMQSSEVTSQNSSIASKLIPVLSIFVAIPIFLGISYKYSLFGFDKRRHRQYLREKVKKIKNKMASYV; encoded by the exons ATGAATAAGGACTtg TGTGATGTAATTAAAGGGATTGATGATTTAATTGAAGTGAAAAGGAATACGGAAGCAATAGAAATTATTCGTAGCACGTTATTTGACACTTATTGCCCTACCAATAATGAGGCGAAGGGGAGGAAAGATGGACAAGAGGGGCATTGCATTGGTTATAGCGAAACAGTTATCTCTGCTTTTATACATTTGCAAGAAACGCTTAAGATTAATTATAGTCCAGAAGAATTAGAGAGGGACAAACTTGCTCAATATGCTATTTTGTGGTTAAGCTATAAAATGAATCAACATCCGAGTCAAAAATTTGGAACAAatgatatttataacaattttaaacaaTATGGTTATTGGAATCgaaaacataataattacatagaacaaataaaaaaatatgtggaTATTAAAGATATGACTAAATTACATGaagcatttatattattatgtaacATGTATACTGAAATTGATGAAAACAAGTCAAATTGTACAAAATGTTCGCAAAAAGCTAGTgaatttgttaaaaaatttgaaatacTTAATGACGATCCTAACCATATAAAAGACAGTCCATATAGTCAAATATTGTCTACATTATCAAAtgattatgaaaatttaaaaaagaattgtAATGATGCTCAATCGAGCAATTTTCCACCCCTTCCACCGATAAaatcaacaaaaaaatcTGCACAATATTCTTTAGAAAGTTCTGGATTAACTTCTATGCAAAGTTCTGAAGTTACATCACAAAACTCGTCGATAGCAAGCAAATTAATTCCAGTTTTATCGATATTTGTTGCAATACCAATTTTCTTGGGAATTTCTTATAAg tatTCGTTATTTGGATTTGATAAACGGCGTCATAGACAATATTTAAgagaaaaagtaaaaaaaataaagaataaaatgGCCAGTTATGTATGA
- a CDS encoding fam-b protein, giving the protein MRVNILNSVFFSIIWFFGYGKNILHFINESSICLERDIINLENNRILAGADNQFDLNNFYGSTLTLADQLNDYKDDYEDDDDEVIKKIQNIIDSHREKDKRNNTLPNLNNVDKKTKKLIHELRTELDEVKKELDNIKNNKLAIQPIQDKRIVNRREVASVSNYEGLNGSEYLRVITANEQNVVNTTAYDKLKNIRELNRKRKGLYVRAGILIIMGGVILIPGVNIWAFLPIIVGATAETLFRCYQFYKLGSKIYKIPKNNQIFPNFLKSLKFLKPQK; this is encoded by the exons atgagagtcaatattttaaattccgtttttttttcaattatttGGTTTTTTGGATATGGCAAAAAT ATATTACACTTTATAAACGAGAGCAGCATATGCCTTGAAAgggatataataaatttagaaaataatagaatATTAGCAGGTGCAGACAATCAAtttgatttaaataatttttatggaTCAACTTTGACTCTTGCAGATCAATTGAATGACTATAAGGATGACTATGAAGATGATGATGACGaggttataaaaaaaattcaaaatattatagatTCACATAGAGAGAAggataaaagaaataatacattacccaatttaaataatgtagataaaaaaacaaaaaagctCATTCATGAACTTCGAACAGAATTAGATGAAGTAAAAAAAGAgcttgataatataaagaataataaattagcAATACAACCAATACAAGATAAAAGAATAGTAAATAGACGTGAAGTTGCTTCTGTATCAAATTATGAAGGCCTTAACGGATCCGAATATCTAAGAGTTATCACGGCGAATGAGCAGAATGTGGTCAATACAACTGCttatgataaattaaaaaatatacgaGAGCTAAACAGAAAGCGCAAAGGATTATATGTGAGGGCGGGAATATTAATTATCATGGGTGGTGTGATTCTCATACCAGGAGTTAATATATGGGCATTTCTTCCTATAATTGTAGGAGCTACAGCTGAAACACTTTTTAGATGCTATCAATTCTATAAATTAGGctctaaaatatataaaataccaAAAAACAACCAAATTTTCCCAAATTTCCTAAAATCCTTAAAATTCCTAAAACcccaaaaataa
- a CDS encoding CIR protein, which translates to MNHEILCGLLIEADGYFNGKDVDAQRINDEPTIKGYCSNDGCKTNEARINALAAYILMLFKKSIRKDEYNDYDECFLMWLSDKLFKIHSKSENKNKQITLNQAYDMYLKKHKAKLDHWILFDNIQGLKNANLKYMSEFYKLLNKICITITDYSENGTESKNIIMNSTECSNQYMILYNLLSECKSHLHLLNKLKYIYDQFREPTMKEIREQNLSIPLQTLTTIAGVEMRSSKVFKSYNFSNTKCKRKVKKKTDKPSLQSSSKKESLPPKEPLKQDSPEPAPPSPQEPQPETQQSSSTTPSEEPPAKVGLSSSSLQESQKPGKNDQNEPKDSGKETGDSKSEIKGPEVGSEKKNGEDKEPRTPSGGKGSQANGGDRANSEPGGGSADKVSETGDPGKGKGDSKGGTGDVSGGDQGSPGSETRDTSNVPGGEQIDQGSPGDGTEDTKSIQDGVPDGQISNDSQGGANTSQQGTGNRGISSHQEGDTGSSSSENRSPDGGLNDKVGSGVKNGDMNGGVKEPGAPKGGEGSQVSKGDEENGKSIGTNVGKEGSEGGSGSDRGRSGSDKGGPVGDKEGPVGDKEGPGGVPGSGSGGSDNGQGVKDSEGGGIGGGGGGIGGGGGGIGGGGGGIGGGGGGIGGGGGGIGGGGGGAGSKGGGPSSDQGGNGGGQEGNDGGQGGNPGSGEQGSNSDGSSDLWKPFLKFVFNGVDNFNKASKFVNEHQQKLKDSIDKINSAYNEVKDSLKNFYDQSINDFSEFINNITDEFKQVNTPSKPGIPDNNLPQNSDNSQKSGDSPQPPSKDTSQDPPSQLPPPPPSGTPKDPPSSPSDSPKGPSPNTPQPKQPASQSQPTTQKTTQDDTFNQKKSDTPNLQLVKSSSPDPNLKKTWSIIPTTWNGSEDCKPEITFMNTTLACCTSKQCSITGIPIILVLIPIILLIVCKYLSSEWRREMTRKKNMTKVINVVGVNKTTKMVINSSDGKKQIQIIIKSSSQKKQTKKSINFVYGEKSPSLKIYQLMQADPVPFINLIFLLIFFVYKRKRDFIE; encoded by the exons ATGAACCACGAAATACTG TGTGGTTTACTTATTGAAGCTGATGGTTATTTTAATGGTAAAGATGTCGATGCGCAGAGAATTAACGACGAACCAACCATCAAAGGATATTGTAGTAACGATGGTtgtaaaacaaatgaagCTCGTATTAATGCTTTGGCCGCATATATACTTATGCTATTCAAAAAATCAATACGAAAGGATGAGTATAATGATTATGATGAATGTTTTTTGATGTGGCTAAGTGATAAATTGTTTAAGATACACAGCAAAAgtgaaaacaaaaacaaacaAATTACTTTAAATCAGGCTTATGACATGTATTTAAAGAAACATAAAGCAAAATTGGATCATTGGATtctttttgataatatacaGGGCTTGAAAAATGCTAATCTCAAGTATATGAGcgaattttataaattacttaataaaatatgtataacaATTACAGATTATAGTGAAAATGGCACTGAAAGTAAGAACATTATTATGAACTCTACCGAATGTTCTAATCAATATATGATCCTTTACAATTTGCTTTCTGAATGCAAATCCCATCtccatttattaaataaattaaaatatatatatgatcaATTTAGAGAGCCTACTATGAAGGAAATTAGAgaacaaaatttatcaaTTCCTCTTCAAACACTTACAACAATAGCTGGAGTAGAGATGAGATCGTCGAAAGtttttaaatcatataaCTTCAGTAATACAAAATGTAAAcgaaaagtaaaaaaaaaaacggacAAACCATCATTACAATCTTcttcaaaaaaagaatCACTGCCACCAAAAGAGCCACTAAAACAAGATTCACCAGAACCAGCACCACCATCGCCACAAGAACCACAACCAGAAACACAACAATCATCATCAACAACACCATCTGAAGAGCCACCTGCAAAAGTGGGATTGTCTTCATCTTCACTACAAGAATCTCAAAAACCAGGAAAAAATGATCAAAATGAACCAAAGGATTCAGGCAAAGAAACAGGGGACTCTAAAAGTGAGATAAAGGGCCCCGAAGTTGGAAGCGAAAAAAAGAATGGGGAAGACAAAGAACCCCGAACTCCAAGTGGTGGGAAAGGTAGTCAAGCAAATGGAGGTGATAGAGCAAATAGTGAACCAGGTGGTGGATCCGCTGATAAAGTTAGTGAAACAGGAGATCCCGGTAAGGGAAAAGGTGATTCAAAAGGTGGAACAGGTGATGTATCAGGTGGTGATCAAGGAAGTCCAGGTAGTGAAACAAGAGACACAAGTAATGTACCAGGTGGTGAACAAATTGATCAAGGAAGTCCAGGTGATGGAACAGAAGATACAAAGAGTATACAAGATGGTGTGCCAGATGGTCAAATATCTAATGATAGCCAGGGAGGTGCAAATACCAGTCAACAAGGTACAGGTAATCGAGGAATTTCAAGCCATCAAGAGGGAGATACAGGAAGTTCAAGTAGTGAAAACAGAAGCCCTGATGGTGgattaaatgataaagtAGGTTCCGGAGTTAAAAACGGAGATATGAATGGTGGAGTTAAAGAACCCGGAGCTCCAAAGGGTGGGGAAGGCAGTCAAGTAAGTAAAGgtgatgaagaaaatggtAAATCGATTGGTACAAATGTTGGAAAAGAAGGGTCAGAGGGTGGATCAGGCAGTGACAGAGGAAGATCAGGTAGTGACAAAGGAGGACCAGTTGGTGACAAAGAAGGACCAGTTGGTGACAAAGAAGGACCAGGAGGTGTGCCAGGAAGTGGATCAGGAGGTTCAGATAATGGGCAAGGTGTCAAAGATAGTGAAGGAGGAGGTATTGGTGGTGGAGGAGGAGGTATTGGTGGTGGAGGAGGAGGTATTGGTGGTGGAGGAGGAGGTATTGGTGGTGGAGGAGGAGGTATTGGTGGTGGAGGAGGAGGTATTGGTGGTGGAGGAGGAGGCGCAGGTAGTAAAGGAGGAGGCCCAAGTAGTGATCAAGGAGGTAATGGTGGTGGTCAAGAAGGTAATGATGGTGGACAAGGAGGTAATCCTGGATCAGGTGAACAAGGAAGTAACAGTGATGGATCAAGTGATTTGTGGAAACCCTTTTTAAAATTCGTATTTAATGGAGTggacaattttaataaagcTTCAAAATTTGTTAATGAACATCAACAAAAGCTCAAAGATTCTAtagataaaattaatagtgCATATAATGAGGTTAAGGatagtttaaaaaatttttacgATCAATCCATAAATGATTTTAgtgaatttattaataatataactgACGAATTTAAACAAGTTAATACTCCTTCTAAACCAGGCATCCCAGATAATAACCTACCCCAAAATAGTGATAACTCGCAAAAAAGTGGAGATTCGCCGCAACCCCCATCAAAAGATACATCGCAAGATCCACCTAGTCAGTTACCACCACCTCCACCATCAGGTACGCCAAAAGATCCACCATCATCACCATCAGATTCCCCAAAAGGTCCATCACCAAATACACCACAACCAAAACAACCAGCTTCCCAATCACAACCTACCACGCAGAAAACCACACAAGACGATACAtttaatcaaaaaaaatctgACACACCAAATCTTCAATTGGTAAAATCATCAAGTCCTGACCccaatttgaaaaaaacatggAGTATAATTCCAACTACATGGAATGGATCTGAGGATTGTAAACCTGAAATAACTTTTATGAATACCACATTAGCGTGTTGTACATCTAAACAGTGTAGTATAACTGGTATTCCAATTATACTTGTTTTAATAcccattattttattaattgtgTGTaag TATTTGTCATCTGAATGGCGAAGGGAAATGacgagaaaaaaaaacatgacAAAGGTTATAAATGTGGTTGGTGTAAATAAAACGACAAAAATGGTTATAAACTCAAGTgatggaaaaaaacaaatacaaataattataaaatcatctagtcaaaaaaaacagactaaaaaatctataaattttgtttatggGGAAAAATCTCcatcattaaaaatataccaaCTTATGCAGGCTGATCCTGtaccatttattaatttaatttttttgttgattttttttgtttataaaagaaagcGCGATTTCATAGaatga